The DNA region CGAAGGGGCCAATCCGGTAGCCGGACGTGGTGATCACATCATCTGCCCGGCCGACGAAGCTGATGCTACCGTCGTCATTCAGTTCAACCGTGTCGCCACTCAGGTAGTAGTCACCGACAAAGGCCTTGGTCGGCTCCCCCAGATAACCGGGAAACCAGAACAGCGGCGAGTGCTTCCGGTCGATGGCGAGGATGCCCGGCTCGCCTGGTGGCAATTCGCGGTTCTGCTCGTCCAGCACCACCACCCGATGACCGGGCACCGAGAAGCCTGCCGCGCCGATGCGTACCGGATGCTCCAGCGCGTGGTGATTGCACAGCACCATGCCCAGCTCGGTCTGCCCGTAGTGGTCGTGGATGGGCACGCCAAGCTGATCGTCGAACCAGCGAATCACCTCAGGAGTAAGCGGCTCGCCGGCGCTACTGGCTACGCGCAAGCAGCCCTTGATCGACTGGACGACCTCGGCAGCGTTGGCCAGCAGCAGGCGATACGCCGTCGGTGAACCGGCCAGATTGCTGACGGCATATTTGCGGATGATCCGGCAGGTACTTTCGACCGTGAACGGGCCATCGTAGAAAGTGGTCGGATGGCCCAGCGCCAGTGGCCCGGTCACTGCGTAGTAGAGCCCATAGGCCCAGCCCGGGTCGGCAAGGTTCCAGAACGAATCCTCGGGGCGCAGGTCGATCGCATCGCGCATGTAGCCGATAAACGCGATCAGCGCCTTGAGCGGCACCGGCAAAGATTTAGCCGGCCCGGTGGTGCCCGAAGTAAACATCATCAGGAACGGATCTTCGGCCGTGCGCATGACCGGCTCGAACTCTGAGGAATGCCGCTCGATTTCCGCCCAAAAGCTGAAATCGCCACGGGCGATCCCCTGCCCTTTGGCGCCGCCCACGGTGACGATGGTAGGCGGGCTGTCCACCTCATCGAGTTTCGGCCGATTCGTGCCGTCGGTGACCAACACACGAGGGCCGGCGATCTTCACCCGATGCTCGATGGCTTTCGGGCCAAAGGCGGTGAACAGCGGTTGATAGACCGCACCGAGGCGCCAGGTACCGAGGATGGTGATGAGCAGTTCCGGAGTGCGCGGCAAGAGGCCCGACACGCAGTCGCCGGGGCGCACGCCTTGGCTGTGAAGGAAGTTGGCGAAACGCCCGGAGAGTTCT from Pseudomonas cavernicola includes:
- a CDS encoding acyl-CoA synthetase, with translation MRDYVTAATGFDYASTANADLAGTLDALNACVECCDRHALPGRIALFWEGRDGLTANYTFSQLKELSGRFANFLHSQGVRPGDCVSGLLPRTPELLITILGTWRLGAVYQPLFTAFGPKAIEHRVKIAGPRVLVTDGTNRPKLDEVDSPPTIVTVGGAKGQGIARGDFSFWAEIERHSSEFEPVMRTAEDPFLMMFTSGTTGPAKSLPVPLKALIAFIGYMRDAIDLRPEDSFWNLADPGWAYGLYYAVTGPLALGHPTTFYDGPFTVESTCRIIRKYAVSNLAGSPTAYRLLLANAAEVVQSIKGCLRVASSAGEPLTPEVIRWFDDQLGVPIHDHYGQTELGMVLCNHHALEHPVRIGAAGFSVPGHRVVVLDEQNRELPPGEPGILAIDRKHSPLFWFPGYLGEPTKAFVGDYYLSGDTVELNDDGSISFVGRADDVITTSGYRIGPFDVESALIEHPAVIEAAVIGKPDPERTELIKAFVVLGVQYLPSAQLAEELQQYVRKRLSAHAYPREIEFVLELPKTPSGKIQRFLLRNQEIAKQREAEPHAAAQ